The Leisingera caerulea DSM 24564 genome has a window encoding:
- a CDS encoding GapR family DNA-binding domain-containing protein, whose product MSDPNVSEELIRSHMDRCAGLLDEAEELAGRKKEWKAECKGAGLDAALVEKVVKMKREDKDKRDEKEFLLDAYKRAGGVE is encoded by the coding sequence ATGAGCGACCCCAACGTTTCCGAAGAACTGATCCGCTCCCATATGGATCGCTGTGCGGGCCTTCTGGATGAGGCGGAAGAGCTGGCGGGCCGCAAAAAGGAATGGAAGGCCGAGTGCAAGGGCGCCGGTCTGGATGCCGCGCTGGTCGAGAAAGTCGTCAAGATGAAGCGCGAGGACAAGGACAAGCGCGATGAGAAGGAGTTCCTTCTGGACGCCTACAAGCGCGCCGGCGGC
- a CDS encoding DUF4031 domain-containing protein — translation MAVYVDTARHPYRGMIMCHMWADSLDELLAMADEIGMSRKWLQQPPKASWVHFDVSLTMKARALAAGAVQTDRYGPVEHVARLRGDMAKVERVQALRARNVDNAQKPLPFA, via the coding sequence ATGGCGGTCTATGTTGATACAGCGCGCCACCCATACCGCGGCATGATCATGTGCCACATGTGGGCGGACAGCTTGGATGAGCTGTTGGCGATGGCAGACGAGATTGGAATGAGCAGGAAATGGCTGCAGCAGCCGCCCAAGGCAAGCTGGGTGCATTTCGATGTTTCCCTGACCATGAAGGCCCGGGCACTCGCGGCCGGCGCGGTTCAGACGGACCGGTACGGGCCTGTCGAGCATGTCGCCCGTCTGCGCGGGGATATGGCCAAAGTGGAGCGGGTCCAGGCGCTGCGCGCGAGGAATGTGGATAACGCTCAGAAGCCGCTGCCGTTCGCCTGA
- a CDS encoding endonuclease/exonuclease/phosphatase family protein, translated as MTEAMTTLNRIFGAAIAATLATAAAPALSDTYVASWNVKHLGWDNGKDIRAVAEVAAAFDLIALQEVMSLDGLEKLEWELEQRTGAEWQTMASEAIGRGSYREHYAFAWRTDEVEWVDGAVVYIDDRDAFAREPFSMRFETAEGYRFVMASAHLIYGDSVAEREREARALDSYHAWLEESFAGTPIYIAGDFNLPPVNAAWNALGQDTAPLITEGATTLSPVNGRFANLYDNIWAPAGIEIPVASAGIFNFPAELGITHEIARGTVSDHAPVWMLIDPDTYHVVLSPHAASHDVSSATGAYQFDEPRTGGDVRGNRNSMIYHIEGCPGFDKMSEKNIVHFASQELAISAGFRMARNCS; from the coding sequence ATGACGGAAGCCATGACAACTCTGAACCGTATCTTCGGCGCAGCTATCGCCGCCACTCTTGCAACCGCGGCCGCACCTGCCCTCTCGGACACATATGTTGCCAGCTGGAACGTCAAGCACCTGGGCTGGGACAATGGGAAGGACATCCGGGCAGTTGCCGAGGTTGCGGCGGCTTTTGATCTGATTGCGCTCCAGGAGGTCATGTCTCTTGACGGGCTTGAGAAGCTGGAATGGGAATTGGAACAGCGGACCGGTGCCGAGTGGCAAACCATGGCTTCCGAGGCCATCGGCCGGGGCAGCTATCGGGAGCACTATGCCTTCGCCTGGCGAACGGATGAGGTCGAATGGGTTGATGGTGCGGTCGTCTACATTGACGACCGTGACGCCTTCGCCCGGGAGCCCTTCTCAATGCGCTTTGAAACCGCGGAGGGCTATCGCTTCGTCATGGCCTCTGCGCACCTGATCTACGGCGACAGTGTCGCAGAGCGCGAGCGGGAAGCCCGCGCACTCGACAGCTATCACGCCTGGCTCGAGGAGAGCTTCGCGGGCACTCCGATCTATATCGCGGGCGATTTCAATTTACCCCCTGTCAACGCGGCATGGAATGCCCTGGGCCAGGATACTGCGCCCTTGATCACCGAAGGCGCAACCACCCTTTCGCCTGTCAACGGTCGCTTCGCGAATCTCTACGACAACATCTGGGCACCGGCCGGTATCGAGATCCCCGTTGCCTCGGCGGGCATTTTCAACTTTCCGGCTGAGCTGGGCATCACCCATGAGATCGCGCGGGGAACGGTGTCAGACCATGCTCCCGTCTGGATGCTGATCGACCCGGATACCTATCATGTCGTGCTGTCTCCTCACGCAGCGTCTCATGATGTGTCGAGCGCCACGGGCGCCTATCAGTTTGATGAACCGCGAACCGGCGGAGATGTCCGGGGCAACCGCAACTCGATGATCTACCACATTGAGGGCTGCCCGGGTTTCGACAAGATGTCCGAGAAGAACATTGTCCATTTCGCGAGTCAGGAGTTGGCCATTTCGGCCGGCTTCCGCATGGCGCGGAACTGCTCCTGA
- a CDS encoding helix-turn-helix domain-containing protein — MHTSMPAAQPRRQTLEVCRVYEGGRHKFDRWELLSLVTELRQRLGLNDRDILVLRAHLSVLPHGPLDPMGLNVSFMSVSEILTRACGMDERRFRRGEARLEAAGLINRKLSANGRRFPERDREGRIVSAYGIDLAPLLNRVYELLDMHEEQVASRLALRNLRNEISARFAALTRAFASVGAPLPQSIENMRVRLRRTLRRKAPCPQEMRELEEEIVSLEAAVPGPETEPAGAGPSPRSAAADNIGTASASLPDYPSVTSGQTAVSPDKTTGDDGQTVRHIESEPKEKNNRPQHSKTGLSIANAWSNASIIREYFPEPPNSEHQLARVLMDFSGFLGLGQMTVLPAIQLLGPAKMILLLNYLGRNIAQIARPEAYLRSLLRNYERGEAIAGGLVRPAA; from the coding sequence ATGCACACATCAATGCCCGCGGCTCAGCCGCGCCGGCAAACCTTAGAGGTATGCCGGGTTTATGAAGGCGGTCGACACAAGTTCGACCGTTGGGAGCTGTTGTCTCTGGTCACAGAGCTTCGGCAACGCCTCGGATTGAATGACAGGGACATCCTGGTCTTGCGGGCCCACCTGTCCGTCCTGCCCCATGGACCGCTGGATCCTATGGGATTGAATGTCTCGTTCATGAGCGTCTCCGAGATCCTCACCAGGGCCTGCGGCATGGACGAGCGCCGCTTCCGCCGTGGGGAAGCGCGCCTTGAAGCGGCCGGTCTCATCAACCGCAAGCTCAGCGCCAATGGCCGCCGCTTTCCAGAGCGTGACCGCGAGGGCCGGATCGTTTCGGCATACGGGATTGATCTCGCTCCTCTGCTCAACCGCGTCTACGAGCTTCTCGATATGCATGAAGAACAGGTTGCCAGCCGCCTCGCCCTTCGCAACCTCCGCAATGAGATCAGCGCGCGGTTTGCGGCGCTTACACGCGCCTTTGCATCGGTTGGCGCCCCCCTGCCCCAGTCAATCGAGAACATGCGTGTTCGCCTGCGCCGCACGCTCCGTCGCAAGGCGCCCTGCCCTCAGGAGATGCGCGAGCTCGAGGAGGAGATCGTGTCGCTCGAAGCGGCCGTTCCCGGGCCGGAGACTGAGCCTGCAGGCGCAGGTCCCTCCCCGCGCTCAGCAGCGGCCGACAACATCGGCACGGCTTCCGCTAGCCTGCCTGATTACCCCTCCGTAACTTCAGGGCAAACCGCGGTTTCACCGGACAAAACCACCGGCGATGACGGTCAAACTGTCCGGCACATAGAGTCTGAACCAAAAGAAAAAAATAATAGGCCTCAGCATTCGAAGACGGGCCTATCGATCGCCAATGCCTGGAGCAATGCTTCGATCATCAGGGAGTATTTCCCTGAACCTCCAAACAGCGAGCACCAACTCGCCAGGGTATTAATGGATTTTTCTGGATTTCTTGGACTTGGACAGATGACCGTTCTGCCAGCCATACAACTCCTCGGTCCAGCCAAGATGATCCTCCTGCTCAATTACCTTGGTCGCAACATCGCTCAGATCGCACGCCCTGAAGCCTATCTACGCTCCTTGCTCAGAAACTATGAAAGAGGAGAAGCGATTGCTGGCGGTCTTGTCCGGCCTGCTGCGTAG
- a CDS encoding ParB/RepB/Spo0J family partition protein: MARPVFDAPKTPDEKTETGTSRAPIAPRRKPIIKGGAASDKYIKAATQGGADRTYQEIAVNQIADSKIRDRIDINEDLQSLMDSIRENGQQIPILVRAITGDQPYEIVVGRRRLAATRRLGMPRIKAFVSKMDDREAFVAQGIENSARLETSYIERARAAAQGLEAGYEQKDIAEFLNVSRTLINFMVKAYTTLGEDLVVAIGPARGVGRRQWDKLITGMETHKITPSAALSLIDIEIEDSVERFQNLLKSVQAGGKRKAPAKPAKTDAQRAYMGGNVTTVRKDNQIVIKTKKSTPPALLDRLAERIDAVIREHEESQSKGGA; encoded by the coding sequence ATGGCACGACCAGTATTCGATGCACCCAAGACTCCAGATGAAAAAACCGAAACCGGAACCAGCCGGGCGCCGATAGCTCCGCGCCGGAAACCGATCATCAAGGGCGGTGCCGCCAGCGACAAGTACATCAAAGCGGCGACCCAGGGCGGTGCCGACCGGACATATCAGGAGATTGCCGTCAACCAGATCGCCGACAGCAAGATCCGCGATCGCATCGACATCAATGAAGACCTCCAAAGCCTGATGGACAGCATACGGGAGAATGGTCAGCAGATCCCTATCCTGGTCCGCGCCATCACCGGTGATCAGCCCTATGAGATCGTCGTAGGGCGTCGGCGTCTCGCAGCCACGCGGCGTCTGGGGATGCCTCGCATCAAGGCCTTCGTGTCCAAGATGGACGACCGCGAAGCCTTCGTTGCCCAGGGCATCGAGAATTCCGCCCGTCTTGAGACCAGCTACATCGAGCGCGCCCGCGCTGCGGCCCAGGGATTAGAGGCTGGCTATGAGCAGAAGGACATCGCGGAGTTCCTCAATGTTTCGCGCACGCTCATCAACTTTATGGTCAAGGCATACACCACCCTAGGGGAAGACCTGGTTGTCGCCATCGGTCCCGCCAGGGGTGTCGGACGCCGCCAGTGGGACAAGCTGATCACCGGGATGGAAACCCACAAGATCACACCGTCCGCGGCGCTGTCGCTCATCGATATCGAGATCGAGGACAGTGTTGAGCGGTTCCAAAACCTGCTGAAATCGGTTCAGGCTGGCGGCAAGCGTAAGGCGCCAGCCAAGCCCGCTAAGACGGATGCACAGCGCGCCTACATGGGTGGGAACGTCACAACGGTCCGCAAGGACAATCAGATTGTGATCAAGACCAAGAAGTCCACCCCCCCTGCCCTTCTCGATCGTCTAGCTGAACGCATCGATGCGGTGATCAGGGAACACGAAGAAAGTCAGAGTAAAGGAGGAGCATAA
- a CDS encoding AAA family ATPase, whose amino-acid sequence MNYNTLRHHLKTIEGLPEGIMEPGNRRTFSLDEIHEIQARLYEAGKITPEMFPGKLEGEHTSKLLIYNLKGGVSKTSTAANLSQFLAVRGFKVLVVDLDPQASCSDLFDIQADLDGLPSIYDVLRYEEEGDGELRVPITDAIQATYFPNIDIIPGSIALTEFEYETASAAAQGVPFYSRISEALSLVEDAYDVVIFDTPPHMSFCVIAALYASNSMLIPLSAGMLDVVSLVKFLDLASSTLRSIEEVDPNKRFDFIRILLTRYSPSDPAQLGLASFLRNTLGTSMLNMDFLASTAIADAGNTMNPLLEVDPSSFTRKTYDRILESLHGIAMEIEEEVMISRGRIADKNEVS is encoded by the coding sequence ATGAATTACAACACTCTAAGGCACCACCTCAAAACAATCGAGGGGTTGCCGGAGGGTATCATGGAGCCCGGCAACCGGCGCACCTTCTCGCTGGATGAGATCCACGAGATTCAGGCCCGCCTCTACGAGGCCGGGAAGATCACGCCCGAGATGTTTCCGGGCAAGCTTGAGGGCGAACACACCTCTAAGCTATTGATTTACAACCTGAAAGGCGGGGTCTCCAAGACCTCCACCGCCGCAAACCTGTCACAGTTTCTGGCCGTCCGAGGCTTCAAGGTGCTTGTGGTCGACCTCGATCCGCAAGCGAGCTGCTCGGACCTCTTCGACATTCAGGCCGACCTCGACGGCCTGCCCTCGATCTATGACGTCCTGCGCTACGAGGAAGAGGGTGACGGCGAGTTGCGCGTGCCGATCACCGATGCAATCCAGGCGACCTACTTCCCGAACATCGACATCATCCCGGGCTCGATCGCCTTGACCGAGTTCGAGTACGAGACCGCGAGCGCGGCGGCTCAAGGCGTTCCCTTCTACTCGCGGATCTCGGAAGCCCTGAGCCTTGTCGAGGATGCCTATGACGTGGTGATCTTCGACACCCCGCCTCATATGAGTTTCTGCGTGATCGCGGCGCTCTATGCGTCCAACTCCATGCTGATCCCGCTCTCGGCGGGCATGCTGGACGTGGTCAGCCTTGTGAAGTTCCTCGACCTTGCCTCCAGCACCCTTCGGAGCATCGAGGAGGTTGATCCGAACAAGCGTTTCGACTTCATCCGCATCCTGCTGACCCGATATTCTCCGAGCGACCCGGCTCAGCTCGGACTGGCATCCTTCCTGCGCAACACGCTGGGGACATCCATGCTCAACATGGACTTCCTCGCATCGACGGCGATTGCCGATGCCGGGAACACGATGAACCCCCTGCTCGAGGTTGACCCTTCCAGCTTCACCCGGAAGACCTACGACAGGATCCTTGAGAGCCTGCACGGGATCGCCATGGAGATCGAGGAAGAGGTCATGATCAGCCGTGGGCGGATTGCCGACAAAAATGAGGTCTCCTGA
- the yidD gene encoding membrane protein insertion efficiency factor YidD, which yields MISKLSLAGIWFYQTFISPRKGYSCAYRVANGGPGCSGFAKEKIREIGFFGAMPLIRQRFKDCSTAAEGIRQRRRKPGRGCRNEAATCDCDPLLPDITDGCGDVPRLGKAQSPSCDDGCSATCKGCDGCACGCDGF from the coding sequence ATGATTTCCAAGCTCTCTCTGGCCGGCATCTGGTTCTATCAGACCTTCATTTCCCCTCGCAAAGGCTATTCCTGCGCCTACCGCGTTGCCAATGGCGGCCCCGGCTGTTCAGGCTTTGCGAAAGAGAAAATCCGCGAGATTGGGTTTTTCGGGGCTATGCCCCTGATCAGGCAGCGCTTCAAAGATTGCTCCACTGCCGCTGAAGGTATCCGGCAGCGGCGCAGAAAGCCGGGACGAGGGTGCCGCAATGAAGCGGCGACGTGCGACTGCGATCCCCTGCTGCCCGACATCACAGACGGTTGCGGTGATGTTCCTCGCCTCGGAAAGGCGCAAAGCCCGTCCTGTGATGACGGATGTTCTGCGACCTGCAAAGGATGTGATGGATGTGCTTGCGGCTGCGACGGGTTTTAA
- a CDS encoding helix-turn-helix transcriptional regulator, producing MFKDNPFDYIEDFEKIESELHEIGPTGYALVLHGHAWKTKFFYTTYPDEWIAIYDQNNLVTVDPVFLWALGNVGVTRWSEMGVRKTVAADYVMTRASDHGLSFGASAAAKSKHLNNKKCMLSLAREDRELTDEELCRLQEILEYIVEVHDGRMGLSDLDIHTIQALCWGNSQEEIARQMNTSREAIKKRIERIRKKLGARNATHVVSIALSHSLIDVK from the coding sequence ATGTTCAAGGACAACCCTTTCGACTATATCGAGGACTTCGAAAAAATCGAAAGCGAGCTCCATGAAATCGGACCTACAGGCTACGCCCTGGTCCTGCATGGGCATGCATGGAAGACGAAGTTCTTCTACACCACCTATCCCGACGAGTGGATCGCGATATATGACCAGAACAACCTTGTAACAGTTGATCCGGTCTTTCTTTGGGCCTTGGGCAATGTTGGGGTAACCAGATGGAGTGAGATGGGTGTACGCAAAACGGTGGCTGCCGATTACGTCATGACAAGGGCATCTGACCACGGCCTGTCCTTTGGTGCGTCCGCAGCTGCCAAGAGCAAGCATCTCAACAATAAAAAATGCATGCTGTCCCTTGCACGGGAAGATCGGGAACTCACCGACGAGGAACTTTGCCGGTTGCAGGAAATTCTTGAATACATCGTCGAAGTACATGACGGCCGGATGGGCCTGTCAGACTTAGACATACATACAATCCAAGCACTTTGCTGGGGGAACTCCCAGGAAGAAATCGCAAGGCAGATGAACACTTCTAGAGAGGCGATCAAGAAGCGGATAGAGCGGATCAGGAAGAAGCTTGGCGCACGCAACGCGACACATGTGGTGTCGATTGCGCTTTCGCACAGCCTGATCGATGTGAAATAG
- a CDS encoding recombinase family protein, with protein sequence MPLIGYARVSTDEQSNAAQVQELRAAGCTEVHEEHGSGGSRERPALRHLCDSLKAGDTLVVVRLDRLARSLSHLLEVIEGLEAKGAHFKSLRDPVDTSSPQGKFTLQVLGAAAELERALIRERTLSGLRSARSEGRIGGNPGLRSQDPEAIRKVRDARDQAHFTKLERSASQWVPEVRRLRPDMPWEDVTRIINAKLPADARKWSIERLKRAVRRFVREGLMEPAVLERAPRKDTDDRLLAIIAGIAGAAPDMTLAQIADRLEAMHERTPRGRSKWSASSVKMLLDRARNRGLLENSCDHIHVSRR encoded by the coding sequence ATGCCCCTGATCGGCTACGCAAGGGTCTCGACGGACGAGCAGTCCAATGCCGCCCAGGTGCAGGAGCTGCGCGCGGCCGGTTGCACCGAAGTCCATGAGGAGCATGGCTCCGGCGGCAGCCGCGAGCGCCCTGCCCTGCGCCATCTGTGCGACAGCTTGAAAGCGGGCGACACGCTGGTTGTTGTCCGGCTGGACCGCCTGGCTCGATCCCTTTCCCATCTGCTTGAAGTGATCGAGGGCCTTGAAGCCAAGGGGGCGCATTTCAAATCGCTCCGCGATCCGGTCGACACCTCCAGCCCGCAGGGGAAGTTCACCCTGCAGGTGCTTGGGGCGGCCGCTGAGCTTGAGCGGGCCCTTATCCGGGAGCGGACCCTGTCCGGATTGCGCTCGGCGCGGTCCGAAGGCCGCATCGGCGGCAACCCCGGCTTGCGGTCCCAGGATCCCGAAGCCATCCGCAAGGTCCGGGACGCCCGGGACCAGGCGCATTTCACCAAGCTGGAGCGCAGCGCCAGCCAATGGGTTCCCGAGGTTCGCAGGCTGCGGCCCGATATGCCTTGGGAAGACGTGACACGCATCATCAACGCGAAGCTGCCAGCCGATGCCCGGAAATGGTCTATCGAGCGGCTGAAGCGCGCCGTCAGGCGTTTTGTGCGGGAGGGTCTGATGGAGCCTGCGGTTCTGGAGCGCGCGCCCCGCAAGGATACGGATGACCGGCTTCTGGCGATTATCGCCGGTATCGCGGGCGCCGCGCCGGACATGACGCTCGCTCAGATCGCTGACCGGCTGGAAGCCATGCATGAGCGCACACCGCGCGGCCGGTCGAAATGGTCCGCCTCCTCGGTGAAGATGCTGCTGGACCGGGCGAGGAACCGCGGGCTCTTGGAAAATAGCTGTGACCATATCCACGTGAGCCGGCGGTAA